One part of the Oligoflexus sp. genome encodes these proteins:
- the cobM gene encoding precorrin-4 C(11)-methyltransferase, giving the protein MTVYIIGAGPGDPDLITVKGRKLIQTCPVVLYTGSLVPRELLQDTAPGAFIADTSSMHLDEIIGHMKAAHDQGQDIARVHTGDPMIYGSTAEQMRRLDALAIPYQVVPGVSSYSAAAAALSQELTLPELSQTIIISRCEGRTPMPEGEDLVSLAQHKSTLVLFLSVAMIKKITRQLRPLLGDDCPVAIVYKASWPDQLILRGTLEDISAKVTEAKLTSHSIIIIGRVLGATDFAESRLYAADFSHGYRKAKAEETRT; this is encoded by the coding sequence GTGACTGTTTATATTATCGGCGCCGGACCCGGTGACCCGGATTTGATTACCGTCAAAGGTCGTAAGTTGATTCAAACCTGCCCCGTGGTGCTTTATACGGGTTCGCTCGTGCCGCGTGAACTTTTGCAGGATACAGCCCCTGGTGCTTTCATTGCCGATACATCGAGCATGCATCTGGACGAAATCATCGGCCACATGAAAGCGGCCCATGACCAAGGCCAGGATATCGCGCGCGTACACACCGGCGATCCCATGATATATGGTTCCACCGCCGAGCAGATGCGGCGCCTCGATGCCCTCGCCATTCCTTATCAGGTCGTGCCGGGCGTTTCATCCTACTCCGCTGCTGCCGCTGCCTTATCGCAGGAACTCACTCTTCCGGAATTATCCCAGACCATCATCATCTCGCGCTGTGAAGGGCGAACGCCGATGCCGGAGGGCGAGGACCTTGTGTCCCTCGCGCAGCATAAGTCCACGCTGGTACTTTTTCTCAGTGTGGCCATGATCAAAAAAATCACGCGACAGCTGCGGCCGCTCCTGGGGGATGACTGCCCCGTGGCCATCGTTTATAAAGCGTCCTGGCCCGATCAGCTGATCCTTAGGGGCACGCTCGAAGATATTTCCGCCAAGGTCACCGAGGCAAAGCTCACGAGCCACTCGATCATCATCATCGGCCGCGTGCTCGGGGCCACGGATTTTGCAGAATCCCGGCTCTATGCCGCGGATTTTTCCCATGGATACAGAAAGGCCAAGGCCGAGGAAACACGGACATGA
- the cobJ gene encoding precorrin-3B C(17)-methyltransferase, with protein MSEYGNTPTMNGHGKLWIIGIGPGAHDLIAPRALAALEEAELVVGYQTYMTLVRKLIKGKDKIRTGMTEEIGRARAAVDAARSGRKVAVISSGDSGVYGMGCLVLEVLKEIGWKQGESPEVALIPGITALNACASLVGAPLGHDACMISLSDLLTPWELIEKRIQHAAAADFVIGFYNPASGRRQRQIARAREILLEHRAPETPVALVKSAYRFRQEVVHTDLNSMLDFEIGMLTTVLVGSTQTYRYEGLMITPRGYRNKYDLDSSEVRPGQTPGHSLTVPLSEVQRPWLKSAGSSEPSLP; from the coding sequence ATGAGTGAATACGGGAACACCCCAACCATGAACGGACACGGTAAACTCTGGATCATCGGCATCGGACCCGGCGCGCATGATCTGATTGCGCCGCGAGCTTTGGCCGCGCTGGAAGAGGCGGAGCTGGTGGTCGGTTATCAAACCTATATGACCCTGGTGCGAAAACTCATCAAGGGCAAAGACAAGATCCGCACTGGCATGACCGAGGAAATCGGTCGCGCCCGGGCAGCCGTGGATGCCGCGCGGTCCGGACGCAAGGTCGCGGTGATTTCATCCGGGGATTCGGGCGTCTATGGAATGGGCTGCCTTGTTTTGGAAGTGCTGAAGGAAATCGGCTGGAAACAGGGGGAATCCCCTGAGGTCGCCCTGATTCCGGGCATCACCGCCCTGAATGCCTGCGCTTCATTGGTCGGAGCTCCCCTTGGACATGACGCCTGTATGATTTCCTTGAGCGATCTTTTAACGCCCTGGGAGCTTATCGAAAAAAGAATTCAACACGCCGCCGCCGCCGACTTTGTGATCGGCTTTTACAATCCCGCCAGCGGTCGCCGTCAAAGACAGATTGCCCGCGCCCGTGAAATCCTTTTGGAACACCGCGCTCCGGAGACTCCGGTGGCCCTTGTGAAAAGCGCCTACCGTTTCCGCCAGGAGGTGGTGCACACCGACCTGAACAGCATGCTCGATTTTGAAATCGGCATGCTCACGACGGTGCTGGTCGGTTCCACGCAAACCTATCGCTATGAAGGCCTGATGATCACCCCGCGTGGTTATCGCAATAAATATGATTTGGACAGCAGCGAAGTGCGCCCTGGTCAGACGCCGGGCCATTCCTTGACTGTTCCCCTTTCCGAGGTGCAAAGACCATGGCTCAAGTCGGCCGGCTCGTCGGAGCCATCATTGCCGTAA
- a CDS encoding cobalt-precorrin 5A hydrolase codes for MLPKKKLAIHAITRHGFTLAQKLQAAFPDSTLFVSQKISQDARENVVPVKLPLGPLLDEVFHAYETHVFIISVGAVVRMIAPLLKDKKQDPAVVCIDDAGQFAICLLSGHVGGGNRETLRIASALNCQPVITTASDVQGTLTVDILGRELGWVLEDQEHNVTTGCAAVVNERPVLIVQECGQPDFWPLKKAWPPGVSYTTHIETVNPEPWEKILVVSDRDIPHLYPEIYEKGLVYRPPTLWIGIGCDRDTPYELLLRGLQHVLREFRLSVKSIAGFTSAAVKGNETGLLRLCADFKKPLQCYEAEDLDRVMSIQNPSDKVKEHVGTRSVSEASCLLASGASELLVPKQKYGEEGIKQKMTIAIARQPFASREGVQA; via the coding sequence ATGCTCCCTAAAAAGAAACTCGCGATTCATGCGATCACGCGCCACGGATTCACGCTCGCCCAAAAACTGCAGGCGGCGTTTCCCGACAGCACGCTGTTCGTTTCGCAGAAAATTTCCCAGGACGCGCGCGAGAATGTCGTTCCCGTGAAACTGCCCTTGGGTCCCCTTCTGGACGAGGTGTTTCATGCCTATGAAACGCATGTCTTCATCATCAGCGTCGGGGCCGTCGTTCGCATGATCGCCCCTCTTTTGAAGGATAAAAAGCAGGACCCGGCCGTCGTCTGCATCGATGATGCGGGACAGTTTGCGATCTGCCTTCTGTCCGGGCATGTGGGCGGTGGCAATCGGGAGACCCTGCGAATAGCAAGCGCCTTGAACTGTCAGCCTGTGATCACGACCGCATCGGACGTGCAGGGGACATTGACTGTGGATATCCTCGGCCGTGAACTCGGCTGGGTGCTGGAAGATCAGGAGCATAATGTCACAACAGGCTGCGCGGCGGTCGTGAATGAACGCCCGGTTTTGATCGTGCAGGAATGCGGTCAGCCCGACTTCTGGCCTTTGAAAAAAGCCTGGCCGCCCGGCGTCAGCTATACGACGCATATTGAGACCGTGAATCCCGAACCCTGGGAAAAGATCCTGGTGGTTTCCGATCGGGATATTCCGCATCTTTATCCCGAGATTTATGAAAAGGGTCTCGTCTACCGTCCCCCGACGCTCTGGATTGGTATCGGCTGTGATCGCGATACGCCCTATGAACTTTTGCTGCGTGGCCTTCAGCACGTTCTGCGCGAATTCCGTCTGTCCGTAAAATCCATCGCAGGATTTACCAGTGCAGCCGTGAAAGGTAACGAAACAGGTCTTTTGCGGCTGTGTGCGGATTTTAAAAAACCGCTGCAGTGCTATGAAGCCGAGGACCTCGACCGGGTGATGTCGATACAGAATCCATCCGATAAAGTGAAAGAGCATGTGGGAACGCGTTCGGTTTCGGAAGCCTCCTGTCTTTTGGCATCGGGTGCTTCCGAACTTTTGGTTCCGAAACAGAAATACGGCGAAGAAGGCATTAAGCAGAAGATGACGATCGCCATCGCGCGGCAGCCGTTTGCTTCGCGAGAAGGAGTCCAGGCATGA
- the cobI gene encoding precorrin-2 C(20)-methyltransferase gives MTTGKLIGIGLGPGASDLITLRALRHLETLPVLAIPRPNAWTPSLAYRIIKEHLPVGTGQEHLFLEFPMSRDPEILVPAWTKAFAAIREKLEAGLDVGFVTQGDPFVFSTFIYVFESLKEDIPGLVVEMVPGVSSINAVPNVAGRPLVDGQERLAVIPATYGIEDLRNILRSFDSVVLMKVSSIMPQIVQVLEEENLLDASVYVERATTDEQRIVHDLRRIRNDRCVYFSMVVVTKKHRNGVLRGDAPKSQLEAMHAP, from the coding sequence ATGACAACAGGCAAACTCATCGGCATCGGCCTTGGGCCAGGTGCCAGCGATCTGATCACGCTGCGGGCTCTCCGGCATCTGGAGACCCTGCCTGTTCTGGCCATTCCGCGGCCCAATGCCTGGACACCGTCCCTGGCCTATCGGATTATCAAGGAGCACCTGCCGGTTGGTACGGGTCAGGAGCATCTTTTCCTCGAATTTCCCATGAGCCGGGATCCTGAGATTCTGGTTCCCGCCTGGACCAAGGCCTTTGCTGCGATTCGTGAAAAGCTTGAGGCTGGTCTTGATGTCGGCTTCGTCACGCAGGGTGATCCCTTTGTTTTCAGCACGTTTATCTATGTCTTTGAATCGCTGAAAGAGGATATTCCCGGTCTTGTCGTGGAAATGGTCCCGGGCGTCAGCTCGATCAATGCCGTTCCCAACGTTGCAGGCCGGCCTTTGGTGGATGGGCAGGAACGGCTTGCGGTCATACCTGCAACCTACGGGATCGAGGACCTTCGCAACATTCTGCGGAGCTTTGATTCGGTGGTGCTCATGAAAGTATCGAGCATCATGCCCCAGATCGTTCAGGTGCTGGAGGAGGAGAATCTTCTCGACGCTTCCGTTTACGTGGAGCGTGCGACCACCGATGAACAAAGAATCGTGCATGATCTGCGCCGCATCCGCAACGACCGCTGCGTTTATTTTTCCATGGTGGTCGTGACCAAGAAGCATCGGAACGGTGTTCTGCGCGGGGATGCTCCGAAATCCCAGCTGGAGGCCATGCATGCTCCCTAA
- the cbiE gene encoding precorrin-6y C5,15-methyltransferase (decarboxylating) subunit CbiE has product MRQPAVIVIGIGEDGCLGLSSRAYNCIRQSQILVGGQRQLDFFNDYPGRRVVLGKRVKDALESLRDESGDHNIVILASGDPLFYGVGSLAVKIFGAEFCGFIPQPSSMQLAFAAAGLSWSDASCLSVHGRTIEGLCQKMRRLRKVALLTDADNSPVRVALHLMEYSDTQWDAILCENLGSTEERIRHLDLPGLSQLTDVSPLNVLILTRTASWRCPPAFHSEPEEAYARRMPKLGLITKREIRVLSLAALQLHAEDVVWDIGAGSGSVSLEAARIASEGRVFAIECEAESQGYCTDNILKHGADNVRLIAGEAPDALEGLDNPDAVFIGGSKGKLDALIQIVWQRLNPGGRLVINAVTMENVGQTVSTLNGLGLSYDVNLVQIARSSLLAGKYHRYEALNPIHIFSLCKERP; this is encoded by the coding sequence ATGCGGCAGCCGGCGGTGATCGTGATCGGAATTGGCGAGGACGGCTGCCTTGGCCTTTCGAGTCGCGCGTATAATTGTATCAGGCAGTCGCAGATTCTGGTGGGCGGTCAACGCCAGCTCGACTTTTTCAATGATTATCCCGGACGCCGCGTGGTCCTTGGCAAACGGGTCAAGGATGCTTTGGAAAGCCTGCGGGATGAATCAGGTGATCATAACATCGTGATTCTGGCTTCGGGTGATCCCCTTTTTTACGGCGTCGGTAGCCTCGCCGTGAAAATATTCGGCGCGGAATTTTGCGGCTTCATCCCGCAGCCGAGTTCGATGCAGCTGGCCTTTGCCGCCGCGGGTCTTTCCTGGTCGGACGCGAGCTGTCTTTCCGTTCATGGACGCACGATCGAAGGGCTTTGCCAAAAGATGCGCCGCCTCAGAAAGGTGGCTCTGCTCACCGATGCGGACAACTCTCCGGTTCGCGTGGCGCTCCATCTTATGGAATATAGCGATACGCAATGGGACGCGATCCTCTGCGAAAATCTCGGCAGTACCGAGGAGCGCATTCGGCATCTGGATCTTCCTGGCCTGAGTCAGCTGACCGACGTGTCACCGCTGAATGTTCTGATACTGACCCGCACAGCGTCGTGGCGTTGTCCGCCTGCCTTTCATTCCGAGCCGGAAGAGGCCTATGCCCGCCGCATGCCCAAGCTGGGTTTGATCACCAAGCGCGAAATCCGTGTTCTGTCCCTTGCAGCGCTTCAGCTGCATGCCGAGGATGTGGTCTGGGACATCGGTGCAGGGTCGGGTTCTGTTTCATTGGAAGCGGCCCGCATTGCGAGTGAAGGCCGGGTTTTCGCGATTGAATGCGAAGCGGAAAGCCAGGGCTACTGCACGGACAATATTTTGAAACATGGCGCGGATAATGTGCGTTTGATTGCCGGCGAAGCGCCTGACGCGCTGGAAGGCCTCGATAATCCGGACGCCGTTTTTATCGGCGGATCCAAGGGTAAACTCGATGCTTTGATCCAGATCGTCTGGCAAAGACTCAATCCCGGTGGTCGCCTGGTCATCAATGCTGTGACCATGGAAAATGTCGGGCAAACGGTGAGCACGCTCAATGGACTTGGACTCAGCTACGATGTGAACCTCGTGCAGATCGCCCGCAGTTCCCTGCTCGCCGGCAAGTATCACCGCTATGAAGCCTTGAATCCCATCCATATATTCTCACTCTGCAAGGAAAGACCATGA
- a CDS encoding precorrin-8X methylmutase: MSDMRQMTEQGRRIETDSFAIIDSEVGPHEFPPSEWQIVRRVIHSTADFEFKDLMAFHPDAVNSGIRALRRGCPLVLDVQMIAAGLNQERLQHFGCQTYCSISDPDVIARAKELNTTRAIESMRKLHMMGKLEGSIIAIGNAPTALLEVLRLIADEDVRPALIIGVPVGFVSAAESKDLLAQSQVPWLAARGRKGGSTIAVAILHALFALAVEA, from the coding sequence ATGAGCGATATGCGGCAGATGACCGAGCAAGGTCGTCGAATTGAAACGGACAGCTTTGCCATCATCGACAGCGAAGTCGGCCCTCACGAGTTCCCGCCTTCGGAATGGCAGATTGTGCGCCGGGTGATTCATTCCACCGCGGATTTTGAATTCAAAGACCTCATGGCCTTTCATCCCGATGCTGTGAATTCCGGCATCCGCGCGCTGCGCCGGGGCTGTCCCCTGGTTCTGGACGTGCAGATGATCGCCGCGGGTTTGAATCAGGAGCGCCTGCAGCACTTCGGCTGCCAGACCTACTGCAGTATCTCCGATCCCGATGTGATCGCCCGCGCCAAGGAACTCAATACCACCCGGGCCATCGAATCCATGCGGAAACTTCACATGATGGGCAAGCTCGAAGGCTCGATCATTGCGATTGGCAACGCGCCGACGGCTCTTCTGGAAGTCCTGCGTTTGATCGCCGATGAGGATGTGCGTCCAGCCTTGATCATCGGTGTTCCTGTGGGCTTTGTTTCAGCCGCGGAATCGAAGGATCTTCTGGCGCAAAGTCAGGTACCCTGGCTGGCGGCACGGGGACGCAAGGGCGGCAGTACGATTGCTGTGGCCATTCTTCATGCACTTTTTGCTCTTGCTGTGGAGGCATGA
- a CDS encoding cobalt-precorrin-5B (C(1))-methyltransferase codes for MQKQTGDKPLRSGFTTGACAAAAARAASQFFLRGIPLQEIESILPNRQTVRFALNRCQWDDGFALTSIIKDGGDDPDCTHGAEIIARVRLHHDKALNIYGGVGIARVTKPGLGLEVGTSAINPVPRQNIAEMVRLELDDSIYRGADIEISCPDGEERAKKTLNARLGLLGGISILGTTGIVLPYSTSAFIASIVQAIQLAQAEGQKQLVFTTGGRSEQYAMRLLPHLPECCFIQVGDYVGIALRNSVRCGMEGVHIVGMMGKLSKMADGRMMTHASASEVNMELLASIAAEHGSPLDVQEQIRGANTARHVLEICQAHELEKMPSMICTRTRNVCEKFARDKLWIEVTMVDFDGKTLGFDELRKETP; via the coding sequence ATGCAAAAGCAGACCGGTGACAAACCCCTCCGCAGCGGTTTCACCACCGGCGCCTGTGCCGCGGCGGCCGCTCGTGCGGCCAGTCAGTTCTTTCTGCGAGGCATCCCGCTTCAGGAGATTGAAAGCATTCTGCCGAATCGTCAGACGGTGCGTTTTGCGCTGAACCGCTGTCAGTGGGATGATGGTTTCGCTTTGACCAGCATCATCAAAGACGGCGGCGACGATCCTGATTGCACGCACGGGGCCGAGATCATCGCCCGCGTGCGCCTGCATCATGACAAAGCCTTGAATATTTACGGTGGCGTGGGCATAGCGCGCGTGACCAAACCAGGACTGGGACTTGAGGTCGGCACTTCGGCCATCAATCCCGTTCCAAGGCAGAACATTGCCGAGATGGTGCGGCTTGAACTGGATGACAGTATTTATCGGGGCGCGGATATTGAAATCTCGTGTCCCGATGGGGAAGAACGCGCGAAGAAAACCTTGAACGCGCGACTCGGTCTGCTCGGGGGTATTTCGATCCTCGGGACGACTGGGATCGTGCTGCCGTATTCCACAAGCGCCTTCATTGCCAGTATCGTGCAGGCCATCCAGCTGGCCCAGGCGGAAGGGCAAAAGCAGCTGGTTTTTACGACCGGCGGCCGCTCCGAGCAGTATGCGATGCGACTCCTTCCGCATCTTCCCGAATGCTGCTTCATCCAGGTCGGGGATTACGTGGGCATAGCCCTGCGCAATTCCGTGCGTTGCGGCATGGAAGGCGTTCATATCGTCGGCATGATGGGCAAACTTTCGAAGATGGCTGATGGTCGCATGATGACCCATGCCTCGGCTTCGGAAGTGAATATGGAGCTGCTCGCCTCGATTGCGGCTGAGCACGGCAGTCCCCTGGATGTTCAGGAGCAGATCCGCGGCGCGAACACCGCGCGGCATGTCCTCGAGATTTGCCAGGCGCATGAACTGGAAAAAATGCCGAGCATGATCTGTACGCGCACCCGCAATGTCTGCGAAAAGTTTGCGCGCGATAAACTCTGGATCGAAGTCACGATGGTGGATTTCGATGGGAAAACCCTTGGTTTCGATGAACTGCGAAAGGAAACGCCATGA